From one Peredibacter starrii genomic stretch:
- a CDS encoding trypsin-like serine peptidase yields MQLKSHSLLAILTLLTLVSCGKKADGTADEITSGATVFGPDDRIALNAQTKIERAIGQLKGKYPSSEKAQYSSCSATVLSGDYLITAAHCVLNNKGERPTELYFYPQIKGNVTYPHGRYRATDIYYPAKYQANQKTLKDFEYDMAIIKVDKNGNGNALEDKVTGLGLDALLVMDQGTPGASSTMGYPGDKPASVPFKQASCSHTIYNKLQFKTDCDIFRGQSGSSFFHTDPKTKVTSLIGIVVAETSEYNVIARMTDTRLQIIESIINENFSPNGNSGERWNHESLSRADQISILVHNKCKNEILVAYSVMKSDGTWMTEGFFSIRTGQTMQVAQTQNGTYYLSSMFKTSKQAVIQGKEKIAIPGSGSHFFERFNKGSYGDALHTVSQCDG; encoded by the coding sequence ATGCAGCTTAAATCTCATTCACTTTTGGCCATCCTCACACTTCTTACCTTGGTTTCCTGCGGGAAGAAAGCTGATGGGACGGCAGATGAGATAACTTCCGGTGCTACCGTTTTCGGTCCTGATGATCGCATCGCCTTAAATGCTCAAACAAAAATTGAACGCGCGATTGGACAACTCAAGGGGAAATATCCTTCTTCGGAAAAAGCACAATACTCTTCATGTTCCGCAACCGTCCTCTCAGGCGATTACCTTATCACTGCGGCCCATTGTGTACTGAATAATAAAGGCGAAAGACCGACAGAACTTTATTTCTACCCGCAAATCAAAGGTAACGTTACCTACCCTCATGGACGTTACCGTGCCACTGACATCTACTACCCTGCCAAATATCAAGCGAATCAAAAAACTCTCAAAGATTTTGAGTACGATATGGCGATCATTAAGGTCGATAAAAATGGCAATGGAAACGCGCTCGAAGATAAAGTCACAGGTTTAGGACTTGATGCTTTGCTTGTCATGGATCAAGGAACTCCTGGGGCCTCTTCAACTATGGGCTATCCAGGAGATAAACCAGCTTCTGTGCCTTTTAAGCAAGCAAGTTGTTCTCATACTATCTACAATAAACTTCAATTCAAAACCGATTGCGACATTTTCAGAGGTCAGAGCGGTTCTTCTTTTTTCCACACCGATCCTAAAACCAAGGTTACGTCACTGATCGGAATCGTAGTGGCCGAAACTTCAGAGTACAACGTCATCGCTAGAATGACGGACACGAGATTACAAATCATTGAGAGCATCATTAATGAGAATTTTTCTCCTAATGGAAATAGTGGCGAAAGATGGAATCATGAGAGCTTGTCCCGCGCAGATCAAATCAGCATCCTGGTTCACAACAAATGTAAAAACGAAATCCTGGTTGCTTATTCAGTCATGAAATCGGATGGAACGTGGATGACCGAAGGCTTTTTTTCCATCCGTACTGGCCAAACAATGCAGGTAGCACAGACTCAAAACGGTACCTACTACTTATCGTCAATGTTCAAGACCAGCAAACAAGCCGTTATTCAAGGCAAAGAGAAAATAGCAATCCCAGGCAGTGGAAGCCATTTCTTCGAACGCTTTAACAAAGGAAGTTATGGTGATGCTCTCCACACTGTTTCTCAGTGTGATGGATAA
- the queG gene encoding tRNA epoxyqueuosine(34) reductase QueG, with amino-acid sequence MKSSPVLDNEFLKGLGVLDWGYTEEAIPRTLSEYEAWTEKDFHGPLNYLNDHRKELRRDLRNVFPEFQSALVFLFSYQETKKWMLENNQHSVAAYTLGFEGEDYHRALKERLTKIAEKLAVEDLKTFFTIDAQPVLERDLAYRAGLGWFGKNSMLINRKEGSYFIIGSILLNQRLPIDQAISDVDHCGQCTACIDACPTNAINVDTRTLEASKCISTFTIEIMKDAEAPAGFDKSRGEIFGCDICQDVCPWNRKPLQRITSSLKLQDKFLFIKDWLFDLPREKLKSMIAADTNRGFRKKLFGTAFDRPGKEGWLKNFKR; translated from the coding sequence ATGAAATCGTCTCCAGTCCTAGATAACGAGTTTTTAAAAGGCCTCGGTGTCTTGGATTGGGGATATACAGAAGAAGCGATTCCACGAACCTTATCTGAATATGAGGCCTGGACGGAAAAGGATTTCCACGGGCCTCTTAATTATCTAAATGATCACAGAAAAGAGCTTCGTCGTGATTTGCGCAACGTCTTTCCTGAGTTTCAATCCGCACTCGTTTTTCTTTTTAGTTATCAGGAGACGAAGAAGTGGATGCTCGAGAACAACCAGCATTCTGTGGCCGCCTACACTTTGGGATTTGAGGGTGAGGACTATCACCGCGCACTGAAAGAACGTCTTACAAAAATTGCAGAGAAATTGGCAGTAGAAGATCTTAAGACCTTTTTCACGATTGATGCTCAACCAGTTCTTGAACGTGATCTTGCTTATCGGGCAGGCCTAGGATGGTTTGGCAAAAACTCGATGCTCATTAATCGCAAAGAGGGAAGCTACTTCATCATTGGAAGCATTCTTTTGAATCAAAGACTCCCAATTGATCAAGCGATATCTGATGTGGATCACTGCGGGCAATGCACGGCCTGTATCGATGCTTGTCCTACCAATGCTATTAATGTGGACACAAGAACGCTTGAGGCCTCTAAATGTATTTCAACTTTCACGATTGAGATCATGAAAGACGCCGAGGCCCCTGCAGGATTTGATAAGTCTCGCGGAGAAATTTTTGGCTGTGATATTTGTCAGGATGTTTGTCCTTGGAACAGAAAGCCCCTTCAAAGAATTACCTCATCTCTAAAGCTTCAGGATAAGTTTCTTTTTATCAAAGATTGGCTCTTTGATTTACCAAGGGAAAAACTGAAATCAATGATCGCCGCTGATACTAATCGCGGTTTCCGCAAAAAACTTTTCGGAACTGCTTTTGATCGTCCAGGCAAAGAGGGATGGCTTAAAAATTTTAAGCGCTAA
- the pyk gene encoding pyruvate kinase yields the protein MSIRRAKIIATIGPSSNTIPMLEKMIKAGMNAARVNMSHGTYEAHEQSIKNIREASRNVGKEVAILLDLQGPKIRVDKLPEPLELKDDEVWVIGPSHVKDQYPEYSKNFIPTIYKNLVKDAHVGARILFDDGLLEAEAIEKDREVLKIKVKVGGILKSNKGINLPYVKVSAPSFTEKDREDLMFGLKQGVDYVALSFVRTAEDILEVKALLHSMKVQIPIVSKIEKPEALDNMESIVQVSDMIMIARGDMGVEVGNHLVPAIQKRMIKICNELGKPIITATQMLESMITNSRPTRAEASDVANAIWDGTDVVMLSGETASGKYPIEAIQIMGQIIEEAEKKPTERPLLRNMNITSVTATVQVSASIAAEKLHARWIISITEGGNSCLKMTRFRPKTHVLGVTNSLHVIRKMSLYWGISPYYFNIHENSDLTKLEELMIDKLKKENLLQIGDKVVVTVGDGKFFRQGTTNSVRVETIKDVPRALKNTDQDSIQEVSFDQGKLLLDTSICASCQACINVCPFEIWTASIEEHHETRINGLNVHKCTLDMACVEACPTGAIEIIPFNP from the coding sequence ATGTCTATTCGTCGCGCGAAGATCATTGCGACCATCGGACCTAGCTCGAACACAATCCCGATGCTAGAAAAAATGATCAAGGCCGGTATGAATGCCGCCCGAGTCAACATGTCCCATGGTACCTATGAGGCCCATGAACAATCCATTAAGAACATTCGAGAGGCCTCAAGAAATGTTGGAAAGGAAGTAGCGATTCTCCTGGATCTTCAAGGTCCAAAGATTCGTGTGGATAAACTCCCGGAGCCTCTGGAACTGAAAGACGATGAAGTTTGGGTCATTGGCCCTTCTCACGTTAAGGATCAGTATCCGGAGTATTCAAAAAACTTCATCCCTACCATCTATAAAAACCTGGTGAAGGACGCTCATGTGGGCGCCCGTATCCTTTTTGATGATGGTCTTTTGGAGGCCGAAGCGATTGAAAAAGATCGTGAAGTTCTAAAGATCAAAGTTAAAGTGGGAGGAATTCTCAAGTCTAACAAAGGGATTAACCTTCCATACGTAAAGGTTTCTGCTCCGAGTTTTACTGAGAAGGACAGAGAAGATCTTATGTTCGGACTGAAGCAGGGTGTGGACTACGTTGCTCTGAGCTTTGTTCGTACCGCAGAAGACATTCTCGAAGTTAAAGCACTTCTTCATTCAATGAAGGTGCAAATTCCAATCGTTTCTAAAATTGAAAAGCCCGAGGCCCTCGACAATATGGAAAGTATTGTTCAGGTTTCAGATATGATCATGATCGCCCGTGGTGACATGGGTGTTGAAGTAGGGAACCATCTGGTGCCTGCGATTCAAAAACGCATGATCAAAATTTGTAATGAACTTGGGAAGCCGATCATTACAGCAACTCAGATGCTTGAGAGTATGATCACAAACTCTCGTCCAACTCGTGCTGAGGCCTCAGATGTGGCCAACGCCATTTGGGACGGTACAGATGTGGTAATGCTTTCAGGTGAAACTGCTTCTGGTAAATATCCAATTGAGGCGATCCAAATCATGGGTCAAATCATTGAGGAAGCAGAGAAGAAACCAACTGAGCGTCCGCTTCTTCGTAATATGAATATTACAAGTGTGACAGCGACGGTTCAGGTTTCAGCATCAATTGCAGCTGAAAAACTTCACGCTCGTTGGATCATCTCGATCACTGAGGGTGGTAATTCTTGTTTGAAGATGACTCGTTTCCGTCCTAAAACTCATGTTCTAGGTGTAACGAACTCACTTCACGTAATTCGCAAGATGAGCCTGTATTGGGGTATTTCTCCGTACTACTTTAATATTCATGAGAACAGCGATCTCACGAAGCTTGAAGAGCTTATGATCGACAAGTTGAAGAAAGAAAATCTTCTTCAAATAGGCGATAAGGTCGTTGTAACAGTGGGTGATGGTAAGTTCTTCCGTCAGGGAACTACAAACTCAGTTCGCGTAGAGACAATTAAAGATGTCCCTCGTGCTCTCAAAAACACTGACCAGGATTCAATCCAGGAGGTGTCTTTTGACCAGGGAAAGCTCTTACTTGATACATCGATCTGCGCTTCATGCCAGGCGTGTATCAACGTATGTCCATTTGAAATCTGGACTGCGTCTATTGAAGAACATCACGAGACTCGAATTAACGGTTTAAACGTTCATAAATGTACCTTGGATATGGCCTGTGTTGAGGCCTGTCCAACTGGTGCCATCGAAATCATTCCCTTTAATCCATGA
- a CDS encoding MAPEG family protein, whose translation MQFEYQALVLMTIFFLFAWVPASFGKLRAFGLGWVGSNRVPVKDKELSAWAARCERAYNNLKDYYPGFAVAILLLGLTDKFDEGTKIAAGAYVVARLGHFLVYGLGIVSLRAVSFITGIIANVYLLIKILI comes from the coding sequence ATGCAATTTGAATATCAGGCCCTCGTTCTCATGACAATTTTCTTTTTATTTGCCTGGGTCCCCGCAAGTTTCGGAAAATTACGTGCCTTCGGTCTCGGCTGGGTCGGCAGTAATCGTGTGCCAGTTAAAGACAAAGAGCTTTCTGCCTGGGCCGCGAGATGTGAGCGGGCCTACAATAATTTGAAAGATTATTATCCTGGTTTTGCTGTTGCAATTCTTTTACTCGGTCTGACCGATAAATTTGATGAAGGAACAAAAATAGCGGCCGGTGCCTATGTCGTAGCAAGACTGGGTCATTTTCTGGTTTATGGATTAGGCATCGTTAGTCTCAGAGCTGTAAGTTTTATTACAGGAATTATCGCCAACGTATACCTACTCATCAAAATTCTTATTTAA
- a CDS encoding MerR family transcriptional regulator produces the protein MQYFNIQVASQLSGVASATIRAWEKRYNAVVPERADNKHRLYSEKDIEKLALLFKLTEIGQSIGKIAHLELEELKLVFTNLMHRPYDELQLVTPHHEKIEYDKILNNFQIALSAYKLDIISHEMEKARTLLSPRDLCLNVLVPLFQAIGTKVSHGELSIAQEHTLSAIVGFHVGQMIGQHYQKKQVKEDLILISTPEGELHEIGILASALLCVHHSIKFIFMGPNMPAESLAQAANALKCRAILLGTTRSEINERQSLVSYLQDLSTKLQVGSEIWVGGNLKPSTREELDKRKISFFPSLEALDDCLSRY, from the coding sequence CATTAGGGCATGGGAGAAGCGCTATAATGCAGTCGTACCTGAGCGCGCTGATAATAAGCATCGTCTCTATTCCGAAAAAGACATCGAGAAACTAGCTCTCCTCTTTAAACTTACTGAGATTGGTCAAAGCATTGGTAAAATTGCTCATCTGGAATTGGAAGAGCTTAAATTAGTTTTTACTAATCTCATGCACCGTCCTTACGATGAACTTCAACTGGTGACTCCTCACCACGAGAAAATCGAATACGATAAGATCTTAAATAATTTTCAAATCGCTCTTTCAGCATACAAACTGGACATCATTTCTCATGAAATGGAAAAGGCCAGAACACTCTTAAGTCCTCGTGATTTGTGTTTGAATGTACTGGTGCCTCTGTTTCAAGCGATTGGAACAAAAGTTTCGCATGGTGAGCTTTCAATTGCACAAGAGCATACTCTTAGCGCCATCGTTGGTTTTCATGTGGGACAAATGATCGGCCAGCATTATCAGAAAAAACAAGTGAAGGAAGATCTCATTCTTATTTCAACTCCGGAAGGCGAACTTCATGAGATTGGAATCTTGGCATCAGCTCTTCTGTGCGTTCATCACAGCATTAAATTTATATTCATGGGTCCAAATATGCCTGCGGAATCTCTTGCTCAAGCTGCGAATGCTTTGAAATGTAGGGCGATTCTTTTAGGTACAACAAGAAGTGAAATCAACGAAAGACAAAGCCTAGTTTCTTACCTTCAAGACCTTTCAACTAAACTTCAAGTTGGTTCGGAAATCTGGGTGGGAGGAAACCTCAAGCCTTCTACTCGAGAAGAACTGGATAAAAGAAAAATCTCTTTCTTTCCAAGTCTTGAGGCCCTTGATGATTGTTTATCTAGATATTAA
- a CDS encoding globin domain-containing protein, whose translation MARERKKTWEEKVTLVRASYNRSADTPLFARDFYQHLFFLSPKIKKYFENTDFEHQEKALMAGLKYILDFLDNSNTNARAQVLRLSQSHAKDNMNIYPHDYYYWIDALVMTVKKHDTQWYNDLAFYWREVVFYPVSFMISQYFLPAKPEA comes from the coding sequence ATGGCACGTGAAAGAAAGAAAACTTGGGAAGAAAAAGTTACTCTTGTTAGGGCATCGTATAATCGATCGGCCGATACACCACTTTTTGCGCGCGATTTTTATCAGCATCTTTTCTTTTTGAGTCCTAAAATTAAAAAGTACTTTGAGAATACTGATTTTGAACATCAAGAAAAAGCATTGATGGCGGGACTTAAGTATATCCTAGATTTTTTAGACAACTCAAATACCAATGCACGTGCTCAGGTGCTGAGACTTTCTCAGAGTCACGCCAAAGATAATATGAATATTTATCCGCATGACTATTACTATTGGATTGATGCCCTGGTGATGACAGTGAAGAAACACGATACTCAGTGGTATAATGATCTGGCATTCTATTGGCGTGAGGTCGTTTTCTATCCAGTGAGTTTCATGATCAGCCAATATTTTCTTCCGGCCAAACCGGAGGCCTAA
- a CDS encoding alpha/beta hydrolase: protein MSVKVITTELSLPWFQVNALAFIPSASGTSSIKSEWALFTHGYTSHKGDCLNWATRLVEAGVPCMIFDQPGHYLGSFNEVNSFSDFTAHAHELFGEAFQRLQSLMENNLSGQYSGPTNIILGGHSLGAFTAIRALELPVLQNYQRVAVAVGIGIGQRQATHLFETAFYEKTLSIRRQLVSPELDSKQVFGWLKHEKETMTLSNQRIHLITGEDDIVVGGGGLEAFLEVLERNNNSVTFDKPKRLPHHEPGAASPYLYSFLKNHFGWS, encoded by the coding sequence ATGTCTGTAAAAGTAATCACCACTGAACTCTCTCTTCCATGGTTCCAGGTAAACGCTCTGGCGTTCATCCCTTCCGCCTCTGGAACGAGCTCTATTAAGAGTGAATGGGCACTGTTTACACACGGATACACCTCTCACAAGGGCGATTGCCTGAATTGGGCCACACGATTAGTAGAGGCCGGGGTTCCTTGCATGATTTTCGATCAGCCAGGGCATTATTTAGGCAGTTTCAATGAAGTGAATTCATTTAGTGACTTCACAGCTCACGCTCATGAGCTGTTTGGAGAAGCTTTTCAGCGACTTCAGTCGCTCATGGAAAATAATTTAAGCGGTCAGTACTCTGGGCCCACCAATATTATTCTTGGTGGTCACTCATTGGGCGCATTCACTGCAATCAGAGCACTAGAACTGCCGGTTCTTCAAAATTATCAAAGAGTCGCAGTTGCAGTCGGAATTGGAATTGGCCAAAGACAGGCCACTCACCTTTTTGAAACTGCTTTCTACGAGAAAACTCTCTCAATCAGAAGACAGCTGGTATCTCCAGAGCTTGATTCAAAACAAGTTTTTGGTTGGCTTAAACATGAAAAAGAAACCATGACTCTTTCTAATCAACGCATCCACCTCATTACAGGTGAGGACGATATTGTAGTTGGTGGTGGTGGATTAGAGGCGTTCTTAGAAGTGCTTGAGAGAAACAATAACAGTGTGACTTTTGATAAGCCCAAGCGTTTACCACACCACGAACCTGGTGCGGCCTCACCTTATCTCTATTCATTTTTAAAGAATCACTTCGGTTGGAGTTAG
- a CDS encoding DUF427 domain-containing protein — translation MVTSAGIETQRIDERVQVFLDGVMIADSINAIKLLEPGHEPVYYIPKNDLHEIDLAKFDDYHCPFKGEAELLTVKQGSKQFENVAWSYEEPFDELSELKGRVAFYEDKVDQIRVM, via the coding sequence ATGGTAACTTCAGCTGGAATTGAAACTCAAAGAATTGATGAACGCGTGCAAGTGTTTCTTGATGGTGTGATGATTGCCGACTCCATCAATGCGATTAAACTTCTCGAACCGGGCCATGAACCGGTCTATTACATTCCGAAAAACGATCTCCATGAAATTGATCTTGCGAAATTTGACGACTATCACTGCCCATTTAAAGGTGAGGCTGAACTCCTGACTGTGAAGCAAGGAAGTAAGCAGTTCGAAAATGTGGCCTGGTCTTATGAAGAGCCTTTCGATGAGTTAAGTGAGCTCAAAGGCCGTGTGGCTTTTTATGAAGATAAAGTGGATCAGATAAGAGTCATGTAA
- a CDS encoding CatA-like O-acetyltransferase: MMNFEKRRDRFELFESMESPFLNLTFRLEVPDFRPYCKEQDLPVFHFFLYYLFKALMNVENFRYRIYDGEVIQIDRLIPSYTILNEENIFNFTRFEFSDDVREFIRRSLAAKDESMKASKLIHSATDVSARDIKDYVFITSLPWLDFTSIQHPVGRFKSADIPSIAWGKFSTLADGRLSMPFSVQAHHGFVDGYHIHLLAEEINKVLAEAIK, translated from the coding sequence ATGATGAATTTTGAAAAGCGCAGGGACCGTTTTGAACTCTTTGAAAGTATGGAGAGTCCCTTTTTAAACCTTACTTTTAGATTAGAAGTTCCGGATTTTAGACCTTACTGTAAAGAGCAAGACCTACCGGTGTTCCACTTCTTTCTCTACTACTTATTTAAAGCCCTGATGAATGTTGAAAACTTTCGCTATCGTATTTACGATGGGGAAGTGATTCAGATAGATCGTCTAATTCCTTCTTATACGATCCTAAATGAAGAGAATATTTTTAACTTCACTCGTTTTGAGTTCAGTGATGATGTTAGAGAATTTATTCGTCGAAGCCTTGCCGCGAAAGATGAATCGATGAAGGCATCTAAGCTCATTCATTCTGCCACGGATGTGAGTGCACGCGATATTAAAGATTATGTCTTTATTACAAGTCTTCCTTGGTTGGATTTTACTTCCATTCAACATCCAGTGGGACGCTTTAAATCAGCGGATATTCCTTCGATTGCATGGGGTAAATTTTCGACTCTGGCAGATGGCAGACTTTCCATGCCCTTCTCTGTGCAGGCCCATCATGGGTTTGTTGATGGATACCACATTCACTTACTTGCTGAAGAAATCAACAAAGTCCTGGCAGAAGCGATTAAATAA
- a CDS encoding IS3 family transposase translates to MGEAISKDPSLNRSYLCRLMSVSRSGFYSSRKSSEARQERDRMACKIIKHYHERSRKKAGIITLDLLMRRDGHVINHKKIARIKREYGFETKIRRRNPYRAIPLKSGEHVEIPNLLKRDFYPPLPDQVYSTDMTYLYYGNCDKAFLSATKDLATNEIVSYKLMKTPTVSAFACEFKELLSKIPIEKRTDLMIHSDQGFQYTNEEFRAVLRLAGVTQSMSRRGNCLDNAPIESFFGHFKDLLEIKKCRSYEEVEKVVSSTIKYYNEERPQKGLNKKPPAEYRGLLLSGFF, encoded by the coding sequence ATCGGTGAGGCCATCTCCAAAGATCCATCGTTAAATCGCTCCTATCTTTGTCGTTTAATGTCTGTTAGTCGAAGTGGATTTTATTCCTCTCGAAAATCCTCAGAGGCCCGCCAAGAAAGAGATAGAATGGCATGTAAGATCATTAAGCATTATCACGAGAGAAGTAGGAAAAAAGCAGGTATCATCACGCTTGATTTACTCATGCGAAGAGATGGACATGTTATAAACCACAAAAAGATCGCCAGAATTAAACGAGAGTATGGATTTGAAACAAAAATCCGTCGTCGAAATCCTTATCGCGCAATCCCTTTGAAGTCTGGGGAGCATGTCGAAATACCAAACTTACTTAAAAGAGACTTCTATCCACCACTTCCAGATCAGGTGTATTCGACAGATATGACTTACTTGTATTATGGAAATTGTGACAAAGCTTTCTTGTCAGCGACCAAAGACCTTGCGACTAACGAGATCGTCTCTTACAAATTAATGAAAACACCAACAGTATCTGCATTTGCATGCGAGTTCAAAGAATTGCTGAGTAAGATTCCAATCGAGAAAAGAACTGATCTAATGATTCATTCAGATCAAGGCTTCCAATATACTAATGAAGAATTTAGAGCAGTTCTGAGGCTAGCAGGTGTAACTCAGTCGATGTCACGGAGAGGTAATTGCCTAGATAACGCACCAATTGAATCATTTTTTGGTCACTTCAAAGATCTCTTAGAGATTAAAAAATGTCGATCATATGAAGAGGTTGAAAAGGTGGTATCCAGTACCATCAAATATTATAATGAAGAAAGGCCCCAAAAGGGTTTAAATAAAAAGCCCCCGGCAGAATACCGAGGGCTATTATTAAGCGGTTTTTTTTAA
- a CDS encoding TonB-dependent receptor, with protein sequence MSLRLISLTFLTLYLGEAIAAQNLDEIEVEAPLSKPSKITPNESSQNIGGDSAALLDMIPGVSIQKGGGLSSLPVIQGMADDRINIKIDGATATSSCPNHMNPAMSYIDPSKITSLEVMAGITPVSAGGDSLAGSIVVRSGDLVFAESDEVIKQRLNIRSYFKSNNENQGASFQYAIATKKNYIGYSGFDEHANNYRDGEGNRLKSTLFNQNNQTLNLGRKLDDGVLSLKLTRAVVPYEGFINQRMDMVNNVSNMANLNYKGNLGSAIVDSTFFYQKTDHEMDMLSSERGGEMPMKTRSEEAGFNVKASYSLSADHLLTVGSDYDRYRLDDWWPGIEDLTVIMGPGDFQSINNGKRDRLGLFVETDSDWSSTFSTNLGFRTDIVSMDTDDVHGYNETDNLPADAAAFNAKSHKKRDHNYDVTLASKLKMDEHTDFEFGLGRKTRSPNLYERYAWAGTVTDPTDPMDMESMSASMDMLMINWFGDGNGYVGDINLKPEVAHKVSASLVAHDEASKEWELRFTPYYSDIKNFIDADFIGSANGNNFLRFANHDAVIFGADASGKVKITANLSLKATGSYTRGYRKDGRADLYHLMPLNGKVAVQYAFGKWVSDFGVTMVDKKSQVNELRTEPVTPGYALLDLGTSYQFSKLARLDLSISNLLDHNYALPLGGIDLVNHSPESRTAVAGMGRSVNMALNLEFF encoded by the coding sequence TTGTCCCTCCGACTCATTTCCCTGACATTTCTCACCCTTTATTTAGGGGAAGCGATTGCTGCTCAGAATCTTGATGAAATTGAGGTTGAGGCGCCTTTATCTAAACCATCAAAAATTACTCCTAATGAGTCTTCGCAAAATATCGGCGGAGATTCGGCAGCACTACTAGACATGATTCCGGGAGTCTCTATCCAAAAAGGTGGGGGGCTTTCATCTCTTCCTGTGATCCAGGGGATGGCCGATGATCGCATCAATATCAAAATTGATGGGGCCACTGCGACTTCTTCTTGTCCTAATCACATGAATCCCGCGATGTCTTACATTGATCCTTCCAAAATCACTTCACTTGAAGTGATGGCCGGTATCACGCCAGTGAGCGCTGGTGGCGACAGTTTAGCCGGATCAATTGTTGTACGTTCAGGTGACCTGGTATTTGCTGAGAGTGATGAAGTTATCAAACAACGTCTCAATATTCGAAGTTATTTCAAAAGCAACAATGAGAATCAGGGCGCTTCTTTTCAATACGCCATTGCTACGAAGAAAAACTACATTGGCTATTCTGGCTTTGATGAGCATGCCAATAACTATCGGGATGGTGAAGGGAACAGACTTAAGTCGACTCTCTTTAATCAAAATAATCAGACCTTGAATCTCGGGCGAAAGCTAGATGATGGTGTTCTCTCATTGAAACTGACTCGCGCAGTTGTTCCTTACGAAGGTTTTATCAATCAACGTATGGATATGGTGAATAACGTCTCCAATATGGCCAATCTCAATTACAAAGGTAATTTAGGCAGTGCCATTGTCGATTCGACCTTCTTTTATCAGAAGACAGATCATGAAATGGATATGCTGAGTTCTGAGCGAGGAGGGGAGATGCCGATGAAGACTCGCTCAGAGGAAGCAGGCTTCAATGTTAAGGCAAGCTATTCGCTCAGTGCCGATCATCTTTTAACAGTTGGTAGTGATTACGATCGATACCGATTAGATGATTGGTGGCCAGGCATTGAAGATCTCACAGTCATTATGGGACCAGGTGACTTTCAAAGTATCAATAATGGTAAGCGAGATCGTTTAGGACTTTTTGTTGAGACAGATTCTGACTGGAGTTCAACGTTTTCAACCAACCTGGGTTTCAGAACAGACATCGTTTCGATGGATACGGATGATGTTCATGGATATAACGAGACTGATAACTTGCCGGCGGATGCCGCCGCCTTTAATGCTAAATCTCACAAGAAACGTGATCATAACTATGATGTGACTCTTGCTTCCAAATTAAAAATGGATGAGCACACTGATTTTGAATTTGGCCTTGGTAGAAAAACCAGATCTCCTAATTTGTATGAACGTTACGCTTGGGCCGGAACAGTAACTGACCCGACTGATCCTATGGACATGGAATCCATGAGTGCTTCGATGGATATGCTCATGATTAACTGGTTCGGTGATGGAAATGGTTATGTGGGGGACATTAATCTAAAACCTGAAGTTGCCCATAAAGTAAGTGCAAGCCTGGTCGCTCATGATGAGGCCTCAAAAGAGTGGGAGCTTCGTTTTACTCCTTATTACTCAGACATCAAAAACTTTATTGATGCTGATTTTATTGGTTCGGCGAATGGAAATAACTTTCTTCGTTTCGCCAACCATGATGCTGTGATTTTTGGTGCAGACGCTTCCGGAAAAGTGAAAATCACAGCGAATCTAAGTCTTAAGGCCACTGGAAGTTATACTCGCGGATACCGTAAAGATGGTAGGGCCGATCTTTATCACTTGATGCCCTTGAACGGAAAGGTTGCCGTTCAGTATGCTTTTGGAAAATGGGTAAGTGATTTTGGTGTCACGATGGTGGATAAAAAATCCCAAGTGAATGAACTACGAACTGAGCCGGTGACTCCAGGATATGCGCTTCTGGATTTAGGAACAAGCTATCAATTCTCCAAGCTCGCTCGTCTTGATCTCTCGATCAGTAATCTTTTAGATCACAACTATGCTTTACCTCTGGGAGGAATTGATCTTGTTAATCATTCTCCTGAATCTCGCACGGCCGTGGCGGGAATGGGGAGAAGTGTAAACATGGCCTTGAATCTAGAGTTTTTCTAA